One Chloroflexota bacterium DNA window includes the following coding sequences:
- a CDS encoding PIG-L family deacetylase, which translates to MSREPARPAGLLLVHAHPDDECFATGGLIARSIAEGRRVDLVVCTGGEEGEIHDPSLDPEEATPRMREIRTAELDCSVAALRDGGPGELQVHRLGYRDSGMMDSEANAHPDAFWQADLDEACGKLVSVIRAAQPAVLVTYDAKGNYGHPDHINAHKVAVSALQAAADSSRFDAAGPAWSVAKFYEIAFNRDRWFAVMVEMKERGLKLPWDLDAEGEESSESAEEESFGVPEAEITAFVDVEAWSGAKLAAMDCHKTQRQDFGWLLDMPDDLASRILSPESFVLTRWPHRGIAPGLRESSLFEGIDEP; encoded by the coding sequence ATGTCGCGTGAGCCGGCGCGACCCGCCGGACTGCTGCTGGTGCATGCCCATCCCGACGACGAGTGCTTCGCCACCGGCGGCCTGATCGCCCGCTCCATCGCGGAGGGGCGTCGCGTCGACCTGGTGGTGTGCACCGGAGGCGAGGAGGGCGAGATCCACGATCCCTCGCTGGACCCCGAAGAGGCGACACCGCGGATGCGCGAGATCCGCACGGCAGAGCTGGACTGCTCGGTTGCCGCGCTGCGGGACGGTGGCCCGGGCGAGCTTCAGGTGCATCGGCTCGGCTACCGCGACAGCGGCATGATGGATTCCGAGGCAAACGCGCACCCGGACGCGTTCTGGCAGGCGGACCTGGACGAGGCCTGCGGGAAGCTGGTGTCGGTCATTCGCGCGGCCCAGCCGGCGGTGCTGGTGACCTACGACGCCAAGGGGAACTACGGCCACCCCGACCACATCAATGCCCACAAGGTGGCGGTCTCCGCCCTGCAGGCGGCCGCCGACTCGTCGCGCTTCGACGCCGCCGGACCGGCCTGGTCGGTCGCCAAGTTCTATGAGATCGCGTTCAACCGGGACCGATGGTTCGCGGTGATGGTCGAGATGAAGGAGCGCGGCCTCAAGCTGCCGTGGGACCTCGATGCAGAGGGGGAAGAGTCGTCGGAGTCCGCTGAGGAGGAGTCATTCGGCGTGCCCGAGGCCGAGATCACGGCCTTCGTGGATGTCGAGGCCTGGTCTGGCGCCAAGTTGGCCGCGATGGACTGCCACAAGACCCAGCGCCAGGACTTCGGCTGGCTGCTCGACATGCCGGATGACCTCGCGTCGCGCATCCTCTCCCCGGAAAGCTTCGTGCTGACCCGCTGGCCGCACCGCGGAATCGCGCCCGGCCTGCGCGAGTCGTCCCTCTTCGAGGGGATCGACGAGCCCTAG
- a CDS encoding patatin-like phospholipase family protein encodes MTRVLQSGFTLALGGGGGRGWAHIGVARALDDAGLRPGLVVGTSMGAIVGAGIAAGVAPREMERLAGQFSVSRAVGRGGRLALFDPRPLLEHLRPILGDPWIEELPLPLAVSAYDLVAGRPAAITSGRLLDALERSIAVPLVFPPTAVEGAVWCDAGPWESVPVSLARSLSTAPVIGVWIDIPKPGLLASPPVATLLRRLGGRLGTGSPADALTARRYAALLATRWADPVHVEEPDLMIRPRLGLTSGLQFGRVARMVELGYRDAQATLLQAGYAPERHVA; translated from the coding sequence ATGACGCGGGTGCTGCAGTCCGGGTTCACCCTGGCGCTCGGCGGTGGCGGCGGCCGGGGGTGGGCGCACATCGGCGTGGCGCGGGCGCTCGATGACGCCGGGCTGCGCCCGGGCCTGGTGGTGGGCACCAGCATGGGTGCGATCGTGGGCGCCGGGATCGCCGCCGGCGTAGCGCCCCGCGAGATGGAACGCCTTGCCGGGCAGTTCTCCGTCTCGCGTGCCGTGGGCCGCGGCGGGCGGCTCGCCCTCTTCGATCCGCGGCCGCTGCTCGAGCACCTGCGACCGATCCTGGGCGATCCGTGGATCGAGGAGCTGCCGTTGCCGCTCGCGGTGTCTGCCTACGACCTGGTCGCTGGGCGGCCGGCAGCGATCACCTCGGGTCGACTGCTCGACGCGCTGGAGCGCAGCATCGCGGTGCCGCTCGTGTTCCCGCCCACGGCCGTCGAAGGCGCCGTCTGGTGCGACGCCGGTCCGTGGGAGTCGGTGCCGGTCAGCCTCGCGCGCAGCCTCTCGACGGCGCCGGTGATCGGCGTCTGGATCGACATTCCCAAGCCGGGCCTGCTCGCATCGCCGCCGGTCGCCACGCTGCTCCGCCGCCTGGGCGGTCGCCTGGGGACGGGGAGCCCGGCGGATGCGCTCACCGCCCGCCGCTACGCCGCGCTCCTGGCAACGCGCTGGGCAGACCCGGTGCACGTCGAGGAGCCCGACCTGATGATCCGGCCGCGGCTGGGTCTCACCTCGGGCCTGCAGTTCGGCCGCGTGGCCCGGATGGTCGAGCTCGGCTATCGCGACGCCCAGGCCACACTCCTGCAGGCTGGTTACGCGCCGGAGCGTCATGTCGCGTGA
- a CDS encoding DUF971 domain-containing protein, with the protein MQQIINPIAVELDDTARLMRIRWDDGHLGEWRWTDLRRACPCALCSGEGNMPGIVTLDMVFSEQQTTMERVKWIGRYALAPIWADGHDTGLFTYTKLRELCQCEEHLAR; encoded by the coding sequence ATGCAGCAGATCATCAACCCCATCGCCGTCGAGCTGGACGACACCGCCCGCCTGATGCGCATCCGCTGGGATGACGGCCACCTGGGCGAGTGGCGCTGGACCGACCTGCGTCGCGCCTGCCCCTGCGCGCTCTGCTCGGGCGAGGGGAATATGCCCGGCATCGTGACCCTCGACATGGTCTTCAGCGAGCAGCAGACGACCATGGAGCGGGTGAAATGGATCGGCCGATACGCCCTGGCGCCGATCTGGGCCGATGGCCATGACACGGGCCTCTTCACGTACACCAAGCTGCGCGAGCTGTGCCAGTGCGAGGAGCACCTCGCCCGATGA